From one Ursus arctos isolate Adak ecotype North America unplaced genomic scaffold, UrsArc2.0 scaffold_26, whole genome shotgun sequence genomic stretch:
- the KRT7 gene encoding keratin, type II cytoskeletal 7, whose protein sequence is MSIHLSSHVLSSRSSAFPGRSAQVRSSSVRPGGFSSSSLYSLGASRPRVAVRSSYGGPVGAGIREVTINQSLLAPLRVDIDPSIQQVRQEEREQIKTLNNKFASFIDKVRFLEQQNKLLETKWALLQEQKSAKSSRLPSIFEAHIAGLRRQLEGLQVDGGRLEVELRNMQDVVEDFKNKYEDEINRRTAAENEFVVLKKDVDAAYMNKVELEAKVDALNDEINFFKTFYETELAELQAQISDTSVVLSMDNSRSLDLDGIIAEVKAQYEEMANRSRAEAETMYQIKFETLQAQAGKHGDDLRNTRNEIAEMNRAIQRLQAEIDNIKNQRAKLEAAIAEAEERGELAIKDANAKLAELEAALQRAKQDMARQLREYQELLNVKLALDIEIATYRKLLEGEESRLAGDGVGTVNISVVNSTGGGGSGVAFGGTMGSNALSFSSGGPGAFKSYSIRTSTTTHRSIRK, encoded by the exons ATGTCCATCCACTTAAGCTCCCATGTGCTCAGCTCGCGCTCCTCCGCCTTCCCGGGGCGCAGCGCGCAGGTGCGTTCGAGCTCCGTGCGCCCCGGGGGcttcagcagcagcagcctgTACAGCCTGGGCGCCTCGCGGCCGCGCGTGGCCGTGCGCTCCTCTTACGGGGGCCCAGTGGGCGCCGGCATCCGAGAGGTCACCATCAATCAGAGCCTGCTGGCCCCGCTGCGGGTGGACATCGACCCCTCCATCCAGCAGGTGCGCCAGGAGGAGCGCGAGCAGATCAAGACTCTCAACAACAAGTTCGCCTCGTTCATCGACAAG GTGCGGTTCCTGGAGCAGCAGAACAAGCTGCTGGAGACCAAGTGGGCTTTGCTGCAGGAGCAGAAGTCGGCCAAGAGCAGCCGCCTCCCCAGCATCTTCGAGGCCCACATTGCCGGCCTGCGGAGGCAGCTTGAAGGGCTGCAGGTGGATGGAGGCCGCCTGGAGGTGGAGCTGCGGAACATGCAGGACGTGGTAGAAGACTTCAAGAACAA GTATGAAGATGAAATTAACCGTCGCACGGCTGCTGAGAATGAGTTCGTGGTGCTGAAAAAG GATGTGGACGCCGCCTACATGAACAAGGTGGAGTTAGAGGCAAAAGTGGATGCCCTGAATGATGAGATCAACTTCTTCAAGACCTTCTATGAGACG GAGTTGGCAGAGCTGCAGGCCCAGATCTCGGACACGTCCGTGGTCCTGTCCATGGACAACAGCCGCTCCCTGGACCTGGACGGCATCATCGCCGAGGTCAAGGCCCAGTACGAGGAGATGGCCAACCGCAGCCGGGCCGAGGCTGAGACCATGTACCAGATCAAG TTTGAGACCCTCCAGGCGCAGGCTGGGAAGCACGGGGACGACCTCCGTAATACCCGGAACGAGATCGCAGAGATGAACCGTGCCATCCAGAGGCTGCAGGCTGAGATCGACAACATTAAGAACcag CGTGCCAAGTTGGAGGCTGCCATTGCCGAGGCTGAAGAACGTGGGGAGCTGGCCATTAAGGACGCCAATGCCAAGCTGGCCGAACTGGAGGCCGCCCTGCAGAGAGCCAAGCAGGACATGGCCCGGCAGCTGCGCGAGTACCAGGAGCTCCTGAACGTCAAGCTGGCCCTGGACATCGAGATCGCCACCTACCGCAAGCTGCTGGAGGGCGAGGAGAGCCG gtTGGCCGGAGATGGAGTGGGCACTGTGAACATCT CTGTGGTGAACTCCACTGGCGGAGGGGGCAGCGGGGTGGCCTTCGGAGGAACCATGGGCAGCAATGCCCTGAGCTTCTCAAGCGGCGGTCCTGGGGCCTTCAAGTCCTATTCCATCAGGACCTCAACTACCACCCATAGGAGCATTCGAAAATGA
- the LOC123001230 gene encoding keratin, type II cuticular Hb1-like yields the protein MVRRRRWRRRVAGARGPRCALYRGPPARRERAANAFTSLECEEVQATVQKPTPSLRHSKEELNRLNQAIQRLTVEPCELDRATEPPALQEEGAADSAQGKLAWLEAALQRAKHDMARQLREYQDLMIVKLGLDFEIATYRKLLEGEESRLGLGFGAGSFSLGSAPTCGLGSASGSARLLPPEAGSGALNTGAPGGGCALCGSPGCLGGLGCSGSRGC from the exons ATGGTGcggcggcggcgctggcggcggcgggTGGCTGGAGCCCGGGGCCCGCGCTGCGCCTTATATCGCGGCCCCCCGGCCCGGCGGGAGCGCGCGGCTAACGCGTTTACGAGCTTGGAG TGCGAGGAGGTACAGGCGACTGTGCAGAAACCCACGCCGAGCCTGAGGCACAGCAAGGAGGAGCTGAACAGGCTGAACCAGGCCATCCAGCGGCTGACCGTGGAG CCCTGTGAACTAGACAGAGCCACGGAGCCACCAGCTCTGCAGGAGGAGGGTGCCGCAGACAGCGCCCAGGGCAAGCTGGCCTGGCTGGAGGCCGCCCTGCAGCGAGCCAAGCACGACATGGCGCGTCAGCTGCGCGAGTACCAGGATCTCATGATCGTCAAGCTGGGCTTGGACTTCGAGATCGCCACCTACCGCAAGCTGCTGGAGGGCGAGGAGAGCAG GCTTGGTCTGGGATTTGGGGCAGGGAGCTTCT CCCTGGGCAGCGCTCCCACCTGCGGGCTCGGCTCCGCCTCGGGCTCAGCCCGCCTGCTGCCTCCCGAAGCGGGCTCCGGCGCCCTGAACACGGGCGCCCCTGGCGGCGGCTGCGCGCTCTGCGGCTCCCCCGGCTGCCTGGGCGGCTTGGGCTGTAGCGGCTCCCGCGGATGTTGA
- the LOC113257588 gene encoding keratin, type II cuticular Hb1-like: MSCFSSRLGAPCGVRAFSCASACGPRPGRCCITAAPYRGVSCYRGLTGGFGSHSVCGGFRAGSCGRSFGYRSGGVCGPSPPCITTVSVNESLLTPLNLEIDPNAQCVKQEEKEQIKFLNSRFAAFIDKVRFLEQQNKLLETKWQFYQNRKCCESNLEPLFEGYIETLRREAECVEADSGRLASELNHVQEVLEGYKKKYEEEVALRATAENEFVALKKDVDCAYVRKSDLEANAEALTEEIDFLRRLYEEEIRVLNAHISDTSVIVKMDNSRDLNMDCIVAEIKAQYDDIASRSRAEAESWYRSKCEEMKATVIRHGETLRRTKEEINELNRMIQRLTAEVENAKCQNTKLEAAVTQSEQQGETALSDARCKLAELEAALQKAKQDMACLVKEYQEVMNSKLGLDIEIATYRRLLEGEEQRLCEGIGAVNVCVSSSRGGVVCGDLCVSGSRPVTGSVCSAPCSGNVAVSTGMCAPCGQRCSGSSSVRFA, translated from the exons ATGTCTTGCTTCTCCTCCCGCCTCGGCGCCCCCTGCGGGGTCCGCGCCTTCAGCTGCGCCTCGGCCTGCGGGCCCCGGCCCGGCCGCTGCTGCATCACCGCCGCCCCCTACCGCGGCGTCTCCTGCTACCGCGGCCTCACCGGGGGCTTCGGCAGCCACAGCGTCTGCGGAGGCTTCCGCGCCGGCTCCTGCGGCCGCAGCTTCGGCTACCGCTCCGGCGGCGTGTGCGGGCCCAGCCCGCCCTGCATCACCACTGTGTCCGTCAACGAGAGCCTCCTGACGCCCCTCAACCTGGAGATCGACCCCAATGCGCAGTGCgtgaagcaggaggagaaggagcagatcAAGTTCCTCAACAGCAGGTTCGCTGCCTTCATCGACAAG GTGCGCTTCCTGGAGCAGCAGAACAAGCTGCTGGAGACCAAGTGGCAGTTCTACCAGAACCGCAAGTGCTGCGAGAGCAACCTGGAGCCCCTGTTCGAGGGCTACATCGAGACGCTGAGGCGGGAGGCCGAGTGCGTGGAGGCCGACAGCGGGAGGCTGGCCTCAGAGCTCAACCATGTGCAGGAAGTGCTGGAGGGCTACAAGAAGAA ATACGAAGAGGAGGTGGCACTAAGGGCCACCGCTGAGAACGAGTTTGTGGCCCTGAAGAAG GATGTGGACTGCGCCTACGTCCGCAAGTCAGACCTGGAGGCCAACGCAGAGGCCCTGACCGAGGAGATTGACTTCCTGCGGCGCCTGTATGAGGAG GAGATCCGTGTTCTCAACGCCCACATCTCAGACACCTCGGTCATCGTCAAGATGGACAACAGCCGGGACCTGAACATGGACTGCATTGTGGCCGAGATCAAGGCTCAATACGACGACATCGCCAGCCGCAGCCGGGCTGAGGCCGAGTCCTGGTACCGCAGCAAG TGTGAGGAGATGAAGGCCACGGTGATCCGGCATGGGGAGACCCTGCGCCGCACCAAGGAGGAGATCAACGAGCTCAACCGCATGATCCAGAGGCTGACCGCTGAGGTTGAGAATGCCAAGTGCCAG AACACCAAGCTGGAGGCCGCAGTGACCCAGTCGGAACAGCAGGGCGAGACGGCTCTGAGCGATGCCCGCTGCAAGCTGGCCGAGCTGGAGGCCGCCCTGCAGAAGGCCAAGCAGGACATGGCCTGTCTGGTCAAGGAGTACCAGGAGGTGATGAACTCCAAGCTGGGCCTGGACATCGAGATCGCCACCTACAGGCGGCTGCTGGAGGGCGAGGAACAGAG GTTGTGTGAGGGCATTGGTGCTGTAAATGTGT GTGTCAGCAGCTCCCGGGGCGGGGTCGTCTGCGGGGACCTCTGCGTGTCGGGCTCCCGGCCGGTGACCGGCAGCGTGTGCAGCGCCCCCTGCAGCGGGAACGTGGCGGTGAGCACGGGAATGTGCGCGCCCTGCGGCCAGAGGTGCAGCGGCAGCTCCTCCGTGCGGTTCGCGTAG